Within Streptomyces sp. NBC_00704, the genomic segment ACCGTGCGTGCCACCAAGCGCTTCGCGCGCCGTCAGGATTCGTGGTTCAGGCGCGATCCGCGGGTGCACTGGTTGAGTGGGGCTGCGGCTGATCTCACAGAACTTCCTGAACTCGCGCTGGCGTTGGTGGAGCGACCGGTCACAGCCTGATCACGTCATGGCATCGGGACGCCCAGGCCGTCATCCGGGCCTGCGGCGGCGTGCCATCATCGAGCTTCGATCGACCAAGTGGAGTCCGAGTTGGGAGGGCGCGTGGCGATGGAGGCCGGCCCTCGCGACACCGCGCAAGGCATCGAGCACCGCACCGCCGGAAGCGGTGAACCGGAGCCCGAGGAAGGCCGTCTGAGCCCGGACGGGCCGGACGAGGACGACACCGAGGGCGGTGTGACCGACGACGGTCCCGAGCCCGAGGAGATGTTCGCGAGCGGCCCCGAGGTCGAGGTCGAACTGCGCCCGCAGCGCCGGCTGCGGATCTGGCAGCTCGCGCCCATCGTGGCCCTGGCCGCGATCGGCTCCCTGATGTTCGCCTTCCCGCTCGCCTTCGACTTCGGCGACAGCGGGGCCATGATCGCCATGCTCGGGCTGCTGATCTGCTCCTGCGCGGCCGGCTGGGGAATGATGGCCGCCCGCCGCGTCGGTTACACGTGGCCCGGCCTGCCCGCGCGCGGCTCGGGCCGCCGGCCCGACTGGCGGTTCGCCCTCGCCTACGTCGTGATGGTCGCGGCGGTCGTTGCCCTGGCCGTCTGGCGGGTCGCCCGGCTCCGCTGAGCCGCCCACGCGCGCGTGAGAGGCCGCGCTTCAGGGTCCGCGGCCGGGACCGGCGGGACCGCGGGGCGCGGAACGCCGCCCCCGGACCGGTGTCGTGGCCACCCCGTACGATCGGGGGATGAGCACGCGGATCGCCTTCCTCAAGGGGCACGGCACCGAGAACGACTTCGTGATCGTTCCGGACCCCGACAATGCCGTCGACCTCCCCCCGGCCGCCGTCGCGGCCCTGTGCGACCGGCGCGCGGGCATCGGCGGCGACGGTCTGCTGCACGTCGTGCGGTCGGCCGCGCACCCCGAGGCGAAGGACATGGCGGCCCGGGCGGAGTGGTTCATGGACTACCGCAACGGCGACGGTTCGGTCGCCGAGATGTGCGGCAACGGGGTCCGCGTCTTCGCCCGCTACCTCCAGCACGCCGGGCTCGTCGCCGAGGGCGATCTGACGGTCGCCACGCGTGGGGGCGTCAAGCGCGTGCACCTCGCCAAGGACGGGGACGTCACCGTCGGCATGGGCAGGGCCCTCCTCCCCGCCGGAGACGTCACGGTGAGCGTGGGCGGGCGCAGCTGGCCCGCACGCAACGTCAACATGGGCAACCCGCACGCCGTCGCCTTCGTCGACGACCTCGCGCACGCCGGCGACCTGAACGCGCCGCCGCCCGTCGCTCCGGCCTCCGCATACCCGGACGGGGTCAACGTGGAGTTCGTCGTCGACCGCGGCCCGCGGCACGTCGCCCTGCGCGTGCACGAGCGCGGGTCCGGCGAGACCCGCTCGTGCGGCACGGGCGCGTGCGCCGTCGCCGTGGCGGCCGCGCGCAGGGACGGCGCCGACCCGACGGCCACCGGGACGCCGGCCACGTACACCGTCGACGTGCCCGGCGGACGCCTGGTGATCACCGAGCTGCCGGACGGTGAGATCGAGATGACCGGCCCCGCAGTGATCGTCGCCACAGGGGAGATCGAGTCCGAGTGGCTGGAAACAGTCAGTCGCTGAGCTGGGCGCGGCTTGGCATCGGAGGCCGGGGCGGCCCGGCGGCGCACATGATCAACGCCGCGGGGCGGGCCGCGGGTTCGAAAACGCGACCGGCGCCAGGACGGGTGGCTCGAAAAAGTAAACCTGCCGTCCATCGCTCGAATGGGTGATCCGTTTCACGCTCGGCGAGAGGCGGTCGGTCCTGCGTGGTGGGCTCGGTAGCATCAAGCACCGGCCGGACGGGGGACCGTTCACCAGTCCCCTGAGCCGTGTCCGCCCTGGGACACCCCGTCCGCCGGTCCACGCAGCCGGAGGTGCCCATGAGTGCGGAGGCCACGAACCCTGCGACCCCAGGCCCGGTGGCGCCGGCCACACCCCGCAGGCGCAGCCGTCCCCGGATCGATCTGCGCCGCCTGGTCGGGGCCGCGCTGCTCGGCCCCGCCTCCCGCGGCCGCCTCCCGGACGCCATCGGTCACGTCGTCGAGGTCCACCGCGCCCACCACCCCGACGCCGACCTCGAGACCCTGCGCCGCGCCTACGTCCT encodes:
- the dapF gene encoding diaminopimelate epimerase; its protein translation is MSTRIAFLKGHGTENDFVIVPDPDNAVDLPPAAVAALCDRRAGIGGDGLLHVVRSAAHPEAKDMAARAEWFMDYRNGDGSVAEMCGNGVRVFARYLQHAGLVAEGDLTVATRGGVKRVHLAKDGDVTVGMGRALLPAGDVTVSVGGRSWPARNVNMGNPHAVAFVDDLAHAGDLNAPPPVAPASAYPDGVNVEFVVDRGPRHVALRVHERGSGETRSCGTGACAVAVAAARRDGADPTATGTPATYTVDVPGGRLVITELPDGEIEMTGPAVIVATGEIESEWLETVSR